The genomic DNA CAGGCAGGCACCGATGAAACCCGCGATCAGGTAGCTGATCCAGCTTTCGGCGGCATAGAGGCCCAGCAGGCTGCCGAAGATCAGGTTGAACACGAAGGCACCGACGATGCCCAGAATGATGTTCATCAGAACACCCATGTTCGATTTCATGAATTGTTCGGCGAGCCATCCTGCGATGCCACCGACGATAAT from Loktanella sp. M215 includes the following:
- a CDS encoding GlsB/YeaQ/YmgE family stress response membrane protein, translated to MGWLAAIIVGGIAGWLAEQFMKSNMGVLMNIILGIVGAFVFNLIFGSLLGLYAAESWISYLIAGFIGACLLIWIARLVRRKT